One part of the Leptospira paudalimensis genome encodes these proteins:
- a CDS encoding WYL domain-containing protein — MAKNLTKEEQIQKGLEVLLLGREWYLKEKTKNQHDEIMNVGDLYTRFDEIHQIDTDPEAWKKGLLEDKEDDDPDKKTSLQEIVRKRLSNYQKEIKDKFNVTINFQSKECNLQESDLSKIFSISLTILKSFAHFTSDEALQIVLKNWKDKIALPTFLIVVRYAIKFNLPIEFQYKKLMNIRLEQRRVYPRAITLVEGNLGLIAYDTKDKNTKSFMLSRIQNPKLDFYSALISSLSNETELPNFDLIDYLNNNPFAKFQKKEVTYTIWMAKNNLDYFLHSINIPCSVIEEDAKTNSATVEIKTHNEYLIFDILFNYERYAKLIGPKEAVATFRSKLNNLSQFYSETKLKQTTKKDSPTKGSQKGKRK, encoded by the coding sequence ATGGCAAAAAATCTTACCAAAGAAGAACAAATCCAAAAAGGACTCGAGGTCCTTCTTTTAGGAAGAGAATGGTATCTCAAAGAAAAAACTAAAAATCAACATGATGAAATCATGAATGTCGGAGATTTATACACACGATTCGATGAGATCCACCAAATTGACACGGATCCGGAAGCTTGGAAAAAGGGATTATTAGAAGACAAAGAAGATGATGATCCAGACAAAAAAACATCTCTACAAGAAATTGTTCGTAAACGGCTTTCAAATTATCAGAAAGAAATAAAAGATAAGTTTAATGTCACTATTAACTTTCAATCGAAAGAATGTAACTTACAAGAGAGCGATCTTTCAAAAATCTTTTCAATCTCATTAACTATCTTAAAATCCTTTGCCCATTTTACAAGTGATGAAGCCTTGCAAATTGTTTTGAAGAACTGGAAAGACAAAATTGCCTTACCTACGTTTCTCATCGTTGTTCGTTATGCGATCAAATTCAATTTGCCTATTGAGTTTCAATATAAAAAACTGATGAACATTCGACTAGAGCAAAGACGAGTGTATCCACGGGCTATCACTCTTGTGGAAGGAAATTTAGGTCTCATCGCATACGACACAAAAGATAAAAACACAAAATCATTTATGTTGAGCCGAATTCAAAATCCAAAACTAGATTTTTATTCCGCACTCATTTCTTCTCTGAGTAATGAAACCGAACTCCCAAATTTCGATCTGATTGATTACTTAAACAACAATCCATTTGCCAAGTTCCAAAAAAAAGAAGTAACATATACCATTTGGATGGCAAAAAACAATTTAGATTACTTTCTACATAGCATCAATATACCTTGTTCTGTGATCGAAGAAGACGCAAAGACTAATTCAGCTACAGTTGAAATTAAAACTCATAACGAATACTTAATCTTTGATATTTTATTTAACTATGAAAGATATGCGAAGCTAATTGGACCAAAAGAAGCAGTCGCGACCTTTCGATCTAAGTTAAATAATCTTAGTCAGTTTTATTCGGAAACAAAACTAAAACAAACAACCAAAAAGGACTCCCCAACAAAGGGGAGCCAAAAAGGGAAAAGAAAGTAA
- a CDS encoding arginase family protein, translated as MLRTYYQKEMVPVECVGYSLSPKKPKLLLDLIQELGYEDHFQIFANWKPFEIEDFLIGHTETYVKAFFKGEGPLASSNGFEWNLSLASSVCFTNASLYQAIRDSFLFDEVTFSPTSGFHHAMPNRGSAFCTFSGQVIASVKLYRELGIRGAYIDLDGHFGNSIEDTNSFLPEVKQAIPFNINPKGNHAAYIKDTKQKMELVLEEVAKNKIHYVVFCSGADSLVDDDLGGSVTIEEWLHLKEWMYNEISRFDKGSKKFPSTISLFGGYRKDHFRSVLDAHLMDLLLCLKIRYGTELPYQSEYRKKGGR; from the coding sequence ATGTTGCGAACTTACTATCAGAAAGAAATGGTGCCGGTAGAGTGTGTGGGGTATTCGTTAAGTCCGAAAAAACCTAAGTTACTTTTGGACTTGATACAGGAGTTAGGTTACGAAGATCATTTTCAGATTTTTGCCAATTGGAAACCTTTTGAGATCGAAGATTTTTTAATCGGGCATACAGAAACATATGTAAAAGCTTTTTTTAAAGGAGAAGGTCCACTTGCGTCATCAAACGGATTTGAATGGAATCTATCACTAGCAAGTTCTGTCTGTTTTACGAATGCTTCTCTGTATCAAGCCATCCGTGATAGTTTCCTTTTTGATGAAGTCACATTTAGTCCCACATCTGGGTTTCATCATGCAATGCCGAATCGTGGAAGTGCGTTTTGTACATTCTCAGGCCAGGTGATCGCTTCGGTTAAATTGTATCGAGAACTTGGGATCAGAGGTGCTTACATTGATTTGGATGGTCATTTTGGAAATTCCATTGAAGATACAAATTCATTTTTACCAGAAGTTAAACAAGCAATTCCCTTTAATATTAATCCCAAAGGAAATCATGCGGCTTACATCAAAGACACGAAACAAAAGATGGAACTAGTTTTGGAAGAGGTAGCAAAAAACAAAATTCATTACGTTGTGTTTTGTTCTGGGGCCGACTCGCTGGTGGATGATGATTTAGGTGGGAGTGTGACCATTGAAGAGTGGCTTCACTTAAAAGAATGGATGTATAATGAAATTTCTCGTTTCGATAAAGGCTCCAAAAAATTTCCATCTACGATCAGTTTGTTTGGTGGGTATAGGAAAGATCATTTCCGTTCTGTGTTAGATGCTCATCTTATGGACTTACTTCTCTGTTTGAAAATCCGGTATGGGACGGAATTGCCGTATCAGTCGGAGTATCGAAAAAAGGGTGGAAGGTAG